The Pelmatolapia mariae isolate MD_Pm_ZW linkage group LG9, Pm_UMD_F_2, whole genome shotgun sequence genome has a segment encoding these proteins:
- the LOC134634309 gene encoding zinc finger protein 883-like isoform X2, with translation MTSTQKDQHGARSQRSQEADKPHRRKREKKYSCDECGKGFTQAGNLKTHQLIHSGFKPYSCDLCGKSFTQAGNLKAHQVIHSGVKAYSCDFCGKSFTSAGSLKRHQLIHIGIKPYSCDFCGKSFTSAGHLKNHQLIHSGVKPYTCDQCGKSFTRHGHLKAHKLIHSGVKPYSCDQCEKSFTHPGQLKRHQFIHIGVKPYSCDQCEKSFTHPGQLKRHQFIHSGVKPYSCDQCGKSFNQSGHLKTHQLIHSGVKAYSCQLCGKSFSEPGSLKRHYLSHTQVKPYRCDLCGKSFIEPGQLKTHQFIHIGVKSYNCDLCGKSFFEPRHLKRHQVIHSRVKAYSCYQCGKAFSYRSKLKKHQIIHSGIKAYSCDICGKTFSFKSYLNRHLRIHTGHDVYCCDQCGKMFKTATHLQYHMFSHTEERLYKCDLCDKTFKAPRYLRVHQKIHTREKRYKCSYCEQSDTDGSTSQPCRHCGGGKMFRCELCGKTFNHQECLTRHQRRHTGDKMSYCKECGKGFPIPSTLKKHELIHSGVKDHLCDQCGSFFTSASQLKGHIRIHTGEKPYKCGHCDKSFSHSNNRNLHERTHIRGNFSCDQCDKNFRNVSSYSEHKRSHAVNKSFHCYQCAKTFTSALCKHQCEHAELKSPDHNESAETERSSPGFRVRLKKLEIRLHRVQMESSVKNVG, from the exons atgacttcaacacaaaag gaccaacatggagcgagaagtcagcgctctcaggaggccgacaaacctcacagaagaaagagagagaaaaaatacagctgtgatgagtgtgggaagggttttacccaggctggaaacttaaaaacgCACCAACttatccacagtggatttaaaccatacagctgtgacttgtgtggaaagtcttttacccaggctggaaatTTAAAAGCACACCAGGTCAttcacagtggagttaaagcgtacagctgtgacttctgtggaaagtcttttacctcggctggaagcttaaaaagacaccaactcatccacattggaattaaaccttacagctgtgacttctgtggaaagtcttttacctcggctggacacttaaaaaaccaccaactcatccacagtggagttaaaccgtacacctgtgatcagtgtggaaagtcttttacccggcATGGACACTTAAAAgcacacaaactcatccacagtggggttaaaccatacagctgtgatcagtgtgaaAAGTCTTTTACCCATCCCGGACAATTAAAGAGACACCAATTTATCCATATTGGAGTTAAAccatacagctgtgatcagtgtgaaAAGTCTTTTACCCATCCCGGACAATTAAAGAGACACCAATTTATCCATAGTGGAGTTAAAccatacagctgtgatcagtgtggaaagtcCTTTAACCagtctggacacttaaaaacacaccaactcatccacagtggagttaaagcgtacagctgtcaattgtgtggaaagtctttcagCGAGcctggaagcttaaaaagacaCTATCTTTCCCACACTCAAGTTAAACCGTAccgctgtgacttgtgtggaaagtcttttattgAGCCTGGACAATTAAAAACCCATCAGTTCATCCACATTGGAGTTAAATCGTACAattgtgacttgtgtggaaagtctttttttgAGCCTAGACACTTAAAAAGGCACCAGGTCATCCACAGTAGagttaaagcatacagctgttATCAGTGTGGCAAGGCTTTTTCTTATCGTAGCAAGTTAAAGAAGCATCAAATTATCCACTCTGGGATTAAGGCATatagctgtgacatttgtggtaAAACCTTTAGTTTCAAAAGTTACCTAAATagacacctacgcattcacactGGACATGATGTttactgctgtgatcagtgtggcaaaatgtttaaaacagcCACACACTTACAATACCACATGTTtagccacactgaggagagactttataaatgtgacctgtgtgataAAACTTTTAAAGCGCCACGTTACCTAAGAGTCCACCAGAAGATTCACACCAGAGAGAAAcgctacaagtgcagttactgtgag cagagcgacacagatggatccactTCTCAACCTTgtcgtcactgtggtggtgggaaaatGTTTCGCTGTGaactttgtggaaaaactttcaatCATCAAGAGTGCCTAACAAGACATCAACGTAGAcatactggagacaaaatgagctactgcaaagaatgtgggaaaGGCTTCCCCATTccaagtacattaaaaaaacatgaactcattcacagtggggttaaagACCACCTCTGTGACCAATGTGGGTCATTCTTTACTAGTGCAAGTCAGCTTAAAGGGCATATACgaatccacacaggagagaaaccatacaagtgcggacactgtgacaaaagcttctcacattCAAATAATCGTAACCTtcatgaacgtacacacatTAGAGGGaacttcagctgtgaccagtgtgacaagaacTTCAGGAATGTCAGTTCATACTCTGAACACAAGCGATCCCACGCTGTAAATAAAtcgtttcactgttaccaatgtgcgaAAACATTCACTTCTGCTCTTTGCAAACATCAGTGTGAGCATGCAGAACTGAAATCCCCGGATCACAATGaatctgcagagacagaaagatcctctcctggtttcagggtcagacttaaaaaacttgagatcaggctccacagagttcagatggaatcTTCTGTAAAGAATGTtggctga
- the LOC134634309 gene encoding zinc finger protein 883-like isoform X1, with the protein MTSTQKDQHGARSQRSQEADKPHRRKREKKYSCDECGKGFTQAGNLKTHQLIHSGFKPYSCDLCGKSFTQAGNLKAHQVIHSGVKAYSCDFCGKSFTSAGSLKRHQLIHIGIKPYSCDFCGKSFTSAGHLKNHQLIHSGVKPYTCDQCGKSFTRHGHLKAHKLIHSGVKPYSCDQCEKSFTHPGQLKRHQFIHIGVKPYSCDQCEKSFTHPGQLKRHQFIHSGVKPYSCDQCGKSFNQSGHLKTHQLIHSGVKAYSCQLCGKSFSEPGSLKRHYLSHTQVKPYRCDLCGKSFIEPGQLKTHQFIHIGVKSYNCDLCGKSFFEPRHLKRHQVIHSRVKAYSCYQCGKAFSYRSKLKKHQIIHSGIKAYSCDICGKTFSFKSYLNRHLRIHTGHDVYCCDQCGKMFKTATHLQYHMFSHTEERLYKCDLCDKTFKAPRYLRVHQKIHTREKRYKCSYCEKQSDTDGSTSQPCRHCGGGKMFRCELCGKTFNHQECLTRHQRRHTGDKMSYCKECGKGFPIPSTLKKHELIHSGVKDHLCDQCGSFFTSASQLKGHIRIHTGEKPYKCGHCDKSFSHSNNRNLHERTHIRGNFSCDQCDKNFRNVSSYSEHKRSHAVNKSFHCYQCAKTFTSALCKHQCEHAELKSPDHNESAETERSSPGFRVRLKKLEIRLHRVQMESSVKNVG; encoded by the exons atgacttcaacacaaaag gaccaacatggagcgagaagtcagcgctctcaggaggccgacaaacctcacagaagaaagagagagaaaaaatacagctgtgatgagtgtgggaagggttttacccaggctggaaacttaaaaacgCACCAACttatccacagtggatttaaaccatacagctgtgacttgtgtggaaagtcttttacccaggctggaaatTTAAAAGCACACCAGGTCAttcacagtggagttaaagcgtacagctgtgacttctgtggaaagtcttttacctcggctggaagcttaaaaagacaccaactcatccacattggaattaaaccttacagctgtgacttctgtggaaagtcttttacctcggctggacacttaaaaaaccaccaactcatccacagtggagttaaaccgtacacctgtgatcagtgtggaaagtcttttacccggcATGGACACTTAAAAgcacacaaactcatccacagtggggttaaaccatacagctgtgatcagtgtgaaAAGTCTTTTACCCATCCCGGACAATTAAAGAGACACCAATTTATCCATATTGGAGTTAAAccatacagctgtgatcagtgtgaaAAGTCTTTTACCCATCCCGGACAATTAAAGAGACACCAATTTATCCATAGTGGAGTTAAAccatacagctgtgatcagtgtggaaagtcCTTTAACCagtctggacacttaaaaacacaccaactcatccacagtggagttaaagcgtacagctgtcaattgtgtggaaagtctttcagCGAGcctggaagcttaaaaagacaCTATCTTTCCCACACTCAAGTTAAACCGTAccgctgtgacttgtgtggaaagtcttttattgAGCCTGGACAATTAAAAACCCATCAGTTCATCCACATTGGAGTTAAATCGTACAattgtgacttgtgtggaaagtctttttttgAGCCTAGACACTTAAAAAGGCACCAGGTCATCCACAGTAGagttaaagcatacagctgttATCAGTGTGGCAAGGCTTTTTCTTATCGTAGCAAGTTAAAGAAGCATCAAATTATCCACTCTGGGATTAAGGCATatagctgtgacatttgtggtaAAACCTTTAGTTTCAAAAGTTACCTAAATagacacctacgcattcacactGGACATGATGTttactgctgtgatcagtgtggcaaaatgtttaaaacagcCACACACTTACAATACCACATGTTtagccacactgaggagagactttataaatgtgacctgtgtgataAAACTTTTAAAGCGCCACGTTACCTAAGAGTCCACCAGAAGATTCACACCAGAGAGAAAcgctacaagtgcagttactgtgag aagcagagcgacacagatggatccactTCTCAACCTTgtcgtcactgtggtggtgggaaaatGTTTCGCTGTGaactttgtggaaaaactttcaatCATCAAGAGTGCCTAACAAGACATCAACGTAGAcatactggagacaaaatgagctactgcaaagaatgtgggaaaGGCTTCCCCATTccaagtacattaaaaaaacatgaactcattcacagtggggttaaagACCACCTCTGTGACCAATGTGGGTCATTCTTTACTAGTGCAAGTCAGCTTAAAGGGCATATACgaatccacacaggagagaaaccatacaagtgcggacactgtgacaaaagcttctcacattCAAATAATCGTAACCTtcatgaacgtacacacatTAGAGGGaacttcagctgtgaccagtgtgacaagaacTTCAGGAATGTCAGTTCATACTCTGAACACAAGCGATCCCACGCTGTAAATAAAtcgtttcactgttaccaatgtgcgaAAACATTCACTTCTGCTCTTTGCAAACATCAGTGTGAGCATGCAGAACTGAAATCCCCGGATCACAATGaatctgcagagacagaaagatcctctcctggtttcagggtcagacttaaaaaacttgagatcaggctccacagagttcagatggaatcTTCTGTAAAGAATGTtggctga